One Pochonia chlamydosporia 170 chromosome 5, whole genome shotgun sequence DNA segment encodes these proteins:
- a CDS encoding vacuolar ATPase (similar to Verticillium dahliae VdLs.17 XP_009650816.1), protein MSAQNSAGIQTLLDAEREASKIVQKAREFRTKRVREARDEAKKEIAEYKASKEEEFKKFESEHSRGNQQAEEEASKEADQEIKVIKEAGTKGQDGVVKNLLSAVFDVHPVPPEKE, encoded by the exons ATG TCTGCCCAAAACTCTGCAGGCATTCAGACGCTGCTTGAT GCTGAGCGGGAAGCATCCAAGATTGTGCAAAAAG CCCGAGAAT TTCGTACGAAGCGCGTGCGTGAAGCTCGCGAcgaggcgaagaaggagattgcAGAGTATAAAGCTtccaaggaggaggagtttaAGAAGTTTGAGTCCGAG CACAGCAGAGGAAACCAGcaggctgaggaggaggcgtCCAAGGAGGCGGACCAGGAGATCAAGGTGATTAAGGAGGCGGGCACAAAGGGACAGGATGGGGTGGTGAAGAATCTGCTTAGTGCGGTGTTTGACGTGCACCCCGTTCCGCCTGAGAAGGAGTAG